In one Podarcis muralis chromosome 7, rPodMur119.hap1.1, whole genome shotgun sequence genomic region, the following are encoded:
- the LOC114602323 gene encoding E3 ubiquitin-protein ligase RNF186-like, with product MQNTDSPEEEMQNTGDIGRIVGISGSEGPASPVGQPGLGAPNQPALDTNPPNSFPPAFWVVTLPDSPAEKVDLRCSSAVPAADTDCVICFNRYSLSRLPKLLACQHVFCAICLKLILRNNGKTWEIICPICRKATFVFGGLICSLRDKEQAVLEPLPNPGWNAEGLFPLDARREKPLARGTFHVNPDDGGSSDNVRVAAKRLVFLLLLSALLAALILPILDQGLLKWAICITMGLGLALAGVLCFNPKWRCSSLCGSLPSWRMRASHITSVA from the coding sequence ATGCAAAACACAGATTCTCCTGAAGAAGAAATGCAAAATACAGGTGATATAGGACGCATCGTTGGAATTTCAGGCTCAGAGGGCCCAGCCTCTCCTGTGGGACAACCCGGCCTAGGTGCCCCAAATCAACCGGCTCTGGACACGAACCCGCCAAACTCTTTCCCTCCAGCCTTTTGGGTAGTGACTCTTCCAGACAGCCCTGCAGAGAAAGTGGACCTTAGATGCTCCTCTGCAGTCCCAGCTGCAGACACAGACTGTGTCATCTGCTTTAACCGGTACAGTCTTAGCAGACTGCCAAAACTTCTGGCTTGCCAGCATGTCTTCTGCGCCATCTGCCTGAAGCTTATCCTGAGGAACAACGGGAAGACGTGGGAAATTATCTGCCCCATCTGCCGAAAAGCCACCTTCGTCTTTGGGGGCCTTATCTGCAGCCTCCGCGATAAGGAGCAAGCCGTTCTTGAGCCCTTGCCAAACCCTGGCTGGAATGCAGAGGGTCTCTTTCCTCTGGATGCTCGGAGAGAGAAGCCGCTGGCTCGTGGCACTTTCCACGTCAACCCAGATGATGGCGGCAGCAGCGATAATGTCAGGGTGGCTGCCAAGAGGCTAGTCTTCCTTCTGCTGCTCTCAGCCCTGCTCGCGGCCCTCATTCTACCTATCTTGGATCAGGGGCTGTTGAAGTGGGccatctgcatcaccatgggctTGGGACTGGCCTTAGCTGGGGTGCTTTGCTTCAACCCAAAGTGGAGGTGCAGCAGCCTCTGTGGTTCTCTCCCCTCCTGGAGAATGAGAGCAAGTCACATCACCTCTGTTGCCTGA
- the OTUD3 gene encoding OTU domain-containing protein 3 has product MSRKQAAKARPGKAETERKRDERAARRALARERRNRPQAEGEGGLAGQLQALGLRLREVPGDGNCLFRALGDQLEGHSRDHLKHRQETVDYMIKQREDFEPFVEDDVPFEKHVANLAQPGTFAGNDAIVAFAKNNQVNVVIHQLNAPLWQIRGTDKSNARELHIAYRYGEHYDSVRKINDNSEAPARLQTEMLCRNECNKKEKEEAESEEEVQDEIEDAVQKVRNATGCLDADLIIRILETEDYNIESAIFVVCQINEVKRLHAEKAQEAQETNLPKLHPRPALWEENGSGTRIFGSQEIENNKPQMSSLEENQASKKQAPKVSNRQEKKQQRLEKKRRQEDRHRQKVLGSKSNLSDNNKNAMESESQVTLVKTIAALNI; this is encoded by the exons ATGTCCCGCAAGCAAGCGGCGAAGGCCCGGCCGGGGAAGGCGGAGACGGAACGGAAACGGGACGAGCGAGCGGCTCGGAGGGCGCTGGCGCGCGAAAGGCGGAACCGACCCCAGGCCGAGGGCGAGGGAGGCCTGGCCGGGCAGCTGCAGGCGCTCGGGCTGCGCCTCAGGGAGGTGCCGGGCGACGG GAACTGCTTGTTCCGGGCTCTTGGGGACCAGCTTGAAGGTCACTCCCGAGACCACCTCAAACACCGCCAGGAAACTGTGGACTACATGATAAAGCAACGGGAGGACTTTGAGCCTTTTGTGGAGGATGATGTTCCTTTTGAGAAACACG TTGCCAATTTGGCACAGCCTGGAACTTTTGCTGGCAACGATGCCATTGTAGCCTTTGCAAAGAACAATCAAGTCAATGTTGTCATCCACCAGCTCAATGCCCCTCTGTGGCAG ATTCGTGGAACAGACAAAAGCAACGCTCGAGAGCTGCACATTGCATATCGATATGGCGAGCACTATGACAGCGTCCGGAAGATTAACGACAACTCTGAGGCTCCTGCCCGGCTACAGACGGAG ATGTTGTGCAGAAACGAATGTAATaaaaaagagaaggaggaagcAGAATCAGAAGAGGAAGTCCAAGACGAAATTGAGGATGCTGTCCAGAAAGTGCGGAATGCAACCGGCTGCCTG GATGCTGATTTAATCATCCGGATCCTTGAAACGGAGGACTACAATATCGAGTCTGCAATATTTGTTGTGTGTCAGATAAATGAAGTGAAAAGGCTCC ATGCTGAGAAAGCCCAGGAAGCCCAGGAGACAAACCTACCAAAACTGCATCCCAGGCCAGCCCTGTGGGAAGAGAATGGAAGTGGCACTAGGATTTTTGGGAGCCAGGAAATAGAAAACAACAAGCCCCAAATGAGCTCGCTGGAAGAAAACCAAGCCAGTAAAAAGCAGGCACCAAAG GTGTCTAACAGGCAGGAGAAGAAGCAACAGCGGCTGGAGAAGAAGCGGAGGCAGGAAGACAGACACCGGCAGAAAGTCCTAGGAAGCAAGAGCAACCTCTCGGACAATAATAAGAACGCCATGGAGTCTGAGTCGCAGGTCACCCTGGTGAAGACCATTGCGGCTCTCAACATCTGA
- the LOC114602320 gene encoding group IIE secretory phospholipase A2-like, translating into MCVYTVYCSLQLPDFFCPILRNIHFILLIWTNRAKMGCSLGVLLLLLCALSLGSSNLIQFADMVRQMTGRLPSLFYNGYGCYCGLGGSRKPMDETDWCCHTHDCCYGKLEKLGCKPKLELYTYFVGKSRIVCGGRTMCQKMTCECDKVASFCFQKAAYHIKYAFYLNILCRGPTPPC; encoded by the exons ATGTGTGTATATACGGTATACTGTAGCTTGCAACTTCCCGACTTCTTCTGTCCTATTCTAAGGAACATTCATTTCATTCTACTGATTTGGACAAACCGTGCAAAGATGGGGTGTTCGCTTGGGgtccttctgcttctcctgtgtg CTCTCTCCTTAGGAAGCAGCAACCTGATCCAGTTTGCGGATATGGTCCGTCAGATGACGGGAAGGCTGCCCTCTCTCTTTTACAATGGGTACGGATGTTACTGTGGACTTGGAGGATCCAGAAAGCCCATGGATGAAACTGACTG GTGCTGCCATACCCACGATTGTTGCTATGGAAAGTTGGAAAAACTGGGTTGCAAACCCAAACTAGAGCTTTATACCTACTTTGTCGGGAAGAGCAGAATCGTGTGTG GTGGAAGGACAATGTGCCAGAAGATGACCTGCGAGTGTGATAAAGTAGCCAGCTTCTGTTTCCAAAAAGCCGCCTATCACATCAAATATGCCTTCTACCTAAACATTCTATGTAGAGGCCCCACGCCTCCTTGCTAG